The following are from one region of the Candidatus Eisenbacteria bacterium genome:
- a CDS encoding T9SS type A sorting domain-containing protein: MPGNERWYLAGFQDPTSVEPEVHVKPVEERMFLTSYPNPFSGTATIEYALPTESHVILRVYDVAGRQIAELVNGKGKAGRNRVDWAGIDKKGANVPSGIYFFELKIGERTFTRKMILTR; this comes from the coding sequence GTGCCCGGCAACGAACGTTGGTACCTTGCGGGCTTTCAAGACCCCACTTCGGTTGAGCCGGAGGTTCATGTTAAGCCAGTAGAGGAGAGGATGTTCCTCACGAGCTATCCCAACCCATTCAGTGGAACCGCGACAATAGAGTATGCGCTGCCCACAGAGTCTCACGTGATCTTGAGAGTTTACGATGTTGCGGGCAGGCAAATTGCTGAGCTCGTGAATGGTAAAGGGAAGGCCGGGAGGAATAGGGTTGACTGGGCCGGCATTGACAAGAAAGGCGCGAATGTTCCTTCTGGCATCTACTTTTTCGAGTTGAAGATTGGGGAGAGGACGTTCACAAGGAAGATGATACTGACGAGATGA